One stretch of Roseimicrobium sp. ORNL1 DNA includes these proteins:
- a CDS encoding SUKH-4 family immunity protein, with translation MMNAGRFVSLWNDLVKQVRIQAEAAGVPEVADDLQLVKAPQSLLLNPLFLPDAARFLVEAGLPGGCAPFLTFEAIAQGPISLTQLLDDDEVIPTELSRLESFFVLGSDNYGDSLCLDASRGGAIVCLNHEDRFQTSQFVASSVATLAEALLLINTKVPYSEFIRQLSLVDSPAANESAYLPVGANLPG, from the coding sequence ATGATGAATGCAGGTAGATTTGTTTCTCTTTGGAATGACTTGGTCAAGCAAGTGCGAATTCAGGCGGAAGCAGCGGGAGTACCCGAGGTTGCCGACGATTTGCAGCTGGTGAAGGCGCCACAGAGCCTGCTTTTAAATCCGCTCTTCCTACCGGACGCGGCACGATTCCTCGTAGAGGCAGGGCTTCCGGGAGGCTGTGCACCGTTCCTAACGTTCGAAGCGATTGCTCAGGGTCCCATTTCACTGACCCAGCTTCTCGATGATGACGAGGTTATTCCAACGGAGCTGTCGCGACTGGAGTCTTTCTTTGTTCTTGGTTCCGACAACTACGGCGACTCATTGTGTCTGGACGCCTCCCGAGGCGGCGCTATCGTATGCCTGAATCACGAGGACCGATTCCAGACCAGCCAGTTTGTAGCGTCCAGTGTCGCGACGCTTGCCGAAGCCCTGTTGCTCATCAATACCAAGGTCCCCTATTCGGAGTTCATCCGTCAACTGAGTCTGGTGGACTCTCCAGCCGCAAATGAGTCCGCGTATCTTCCGGTAGGGGCAAACCTGCCGGGCTGA
- a CDS encoding Dabb family protein: MIRHTVVFRLNHAAGSAEERDFLDAGLKLAAIPGVEKFEALRQVSVKNPYTFGFSMEFASQEAYDFYSQHPDHVRFVQERWIPEVAEFMEIDYVAV, encoded by the coding sequence ATGATCCGCCACACTGTCGTCTTCCGTTTGAATCACGCCGCAGGTTCCGCCGAGGAGCGCGACTTCCTTGATGCTGGACTGAAGCTCGCCGCTATTCCCGGTGTGGAGAAGTTCGAAGCCCTGCGGCAGGTCAGTGTGAAGAATCCCTACACGTTCGGCTTCTCCATGGAGTTCGCCTCACAAGAGGCTTACGACTTCTACAGCCAGCATCCGGACCACGTCCGCTTTGTGCAGGAGCGCTGGATTCCTGAGGTGGCGGAGTTCATGGAGATTGATTATGTGGCGGTTTAG